In Neofelis nebulosa isolate mNeoNeb1 chromosome 10, mNeoNeb1.pri, whole genome shotgun sequence, one DNA window encodes the following:
- the LOC131487334 gene encoding olfactory receptor 52I2-like — MLWIPYNHTVETPATFFLVGIPGLPSSHLWLAISLGAMYTISLLGNTLIMTVIWMDFTLQEPMYCFLYVLAAVDIVMASSVVPKMVSIFSSGDGSISFNACFTQMYFVHVATSVETGLLLAMAFDRYTAICKPLHYKRILTPQLMLVMSVAITIRAVIFITPLSWMVSHLPFCGSNVVLHSYCEHIAVAKLACADPMPSSLYSVIGSSIIVGSDVAFISASYNLILQAVCGLSSKNAQLKALSTCGSHMGVMALYYLPGMASIYVAWLGKDTVPLYTQVLLADLYLIIPPTFNPIIYGLRTKQMRKRVWSLLTHCLFDLSKLGS; from the coding sequence ATGCTGTGGATACCCTATAACCACACAGTGGAAACTCCTGCCACCTTCTTCCTTGTGGGTATCCCAGGTTTGCCATCTTCCCATCTTTGGCTGGCTATTTCACTGGGTGCCATGTATACCATATCCCTGTTAGGAAACACCCTCATCATGACCGTAATCTGGATGGATTTCACTCTACAAGAGCCCATGTATTGCTTCCTGTATGTACTGGCTGCTGTGGATATTGTTATGGCCTCCTCTGTGGTACCAAAGATGGTGAGCATCTTCTCTTCAGGAGATGGCTCCATCAGCTTTAATGCTTGTTTCACTCAGATGTATTTTGTCCATGTAGCCACATCTGTGGAGACAGGGCTATTGCTGGCCATGGCTTTTGACCGCTATACAGCCATCTGTAAGCCCCTGCACTACAAGAGGATTCTCACACCTCAACTGATGCTGGTAATGAGTGTGGCCATCACCATCAGGGCTGTCATATTCATAACTCCACTGAGTTGGATGGTAAGTCATCTGCCTTTCTGTGGCTCCAATGTGGTTCTCCATTCCTACTGTGAGCACATAGCTGTGGCCAAGTTGGCATGTGCTGACCCCATGCCCAGTAGTCTCTACAGTGTGATTGGCTCCTCCATTATTGTGGGCTCTGATGTGGCCTTCATTTCTGCCTCCTATAACCTGATTCTCCAGGCAGTATGTGGTCTCTCTTCAAAGAATGCTCAATTGAAAGCATTAAGCACATGTGGCTCCCACATGGGGGTTATGGCTCTGTACTACCTACCTGGGATGGCATCCATCTATGTGGCCTGGCTAGGGAAGGATACAGTGCCTCTGTACACCCAAGTACTGTTAGCTGATTTGTATTTGATCATCCCACCTACCTTTAACCCCATCATTTATGGCCTGAGGACCAAACAAATGCGCAAGCGAGTATGGAGCTTGCTGACACACTGCCTCTTTGACCTCTCCAAACTGGGTTCATAA